The genomic interval AACACCATATATACGGTAAAGGCAACATAGGCCACCAGTGAATAGACGAGGGCAGGGACGAGGAATTGTCTGGTGGGGAAAGCCATCTGCAACACACCGAGCACGGCAATGGGAATCGAGGCCACGGCAACGGGCCACACGGGGCGGCGACGGTCCTGCAGCATGGCGAGCAGCGTACCAGCAAGGGTGATGAGCAGCGACACGCAGTCGAGCACTTCGCCCATGACATAGCCCGGGGAATAGTCCGTGCCATACATCAACTGGTTGTCACGGAAATAGAGGTAGAGGAGGAACCACCACGCATGGCCCAGCGCTCCCGCAGCATAGAACGCTGCCGCCCAGCGGCGCAGGCGCACAGGCGGCATGGTGCCTGGCGAGATGACGTTCACACGGCTCAGTAGCAGGTAGAGGCACAGCACGACGCACAGGGTCGCCGCTCCGCCGTAGAGCATGAAGTACAATATAGACTGTGGTGATGTATGTTCGAGCAGATTCATTTCCTTAATTGTATTTGCGTTGCAGAAAAGGTCGCTTTAGCAAGCGGCATGGCATAAAAACATAGCGGCTTCCCATTGCTTTTTGCATGGAAAGCCGTATATTGACGCGCACAGGCGCGTATATTATTAAATGTGGTGGACTGGCGGTTAGCGCATATGAGAGAGAGAGAGAGAGAGAGAGAGAGAGAGAGTAGCAAAATTATTGGAATGGCCAAGGAAATCGGTCATTCTTTTCACTGCGTTGGCATTATTTAACTCTCTGCGGGGCATGGGGATTACTCTGCTGGGGTTTTCGGTACCTTGTAAAATGATTAGTCTTCGTCCAAGTCGTTAAGGTCGAAGGACGGCATATGTTTGCCTGAACTCGTCGAAACTCATGGTTACATAAAGTCGCAAACACTCTTTACTGCTTCGTAAGCAGCATTGATTCGTGTACGTTCCTCCATAGAGATACGCCGCCGCTCCTGCATCCGTGCCTCAAAACGTCGTGCATCCTCACCGTAGAGGATGGGGGTTTCTTTGATTGGTCTTGCCATAAATAAATACGTATTTAACATTGAATATTCGGGTGTAAAAGTACAAAAAATAATTCAAATTACCGCAGGAATTCTCCTAAATTATTGATGAAAGGGGGCATTTCTTGACCTCTTGACCTCTGTGTCCCCCTCATCATCCATAACAGTCACGGTTGTCATGATGTCACCATCGTGAACTTCAAGAATTTCTTGTGGGTCTGTCCGCAACTGTATGGATGGAAGGGAAAGGGAAGACAGAATTGTTGCAACAAGTCAAAGAGCGCCTTTTTGAAATAGCAAGTCACTACTTACAGAATGAGAAATAAGCCTTAGAGAGTTTATCGTCATAGCGGTTCTGAGCATACGCAGGGCCGTTGTAGAGGCGTGCGAACGTAGGCCAATCCTTTTTCTGCAAGGCAGCAAGCATAGACTTGTTGCCACGGATGAAGCGTACGCTGAGCAGTAACTGCCGACATTCAGACTGGATGGCCTGTGTGGTTACATGAAGGGGATAGGATGCATGTCGCAGGTTGTCGCACCTGTCGCCATCATCAGAACCAGTGATTAATAGGGAGCAAGAGATGTTGTATCAATCATATCTACCCATAATTACTGCTACAATAGAGCTACAGAACGATATGTCTGGGCTTATAGTGCGACAGCATGCGAGGGCGATGCTACAAGCGGTACGGTTGCTAAGTGCCTGTAAATCAGTTGTGCGCAAGTTGCGACAAGTGCGACATGAGGATTGCTTAAAACGGCAGTTCTTCTTGTTTTGT from Prevotella sp. E13-27 carries:
- a CDS encoding N-acetylmuramidase domain-containing protein, encoding MSCSLLITGSDDGDRCDNLRHASYPLHVTTQAIQSECRQLLLSVRFIRGNKSMLAALQKKDWPTFARLYNGPAYAQNRYDDKLSKAYFSFCK